Proteins encoded by one window of Mustela erminea isolate mMusErm1 chromosome 5, mMusErm1.Pri, whole genome shotgun sequence:
- the TCL1B gene encoding T-cell leukemia/lymphoma protein 1B, with translation MASRTSPWLGVPPNRLWAVRPGIYEDEKGRTWVTVVVRLSPSQRARGRGSPGSTHEPSITVHLWLMPVHPQKPMSPSQLTLSQLPLTWQLYSGRRYRAMDSRLWEVVDHGQIASTEQLILAQLPPRE, from the exons ATGGCCTCTCGGACTTCTCCGTGGCTTGGGGTGCCCCCGAACCGTCTGTGGGCCGTGAGGCCTGGCATCTACGAGGACGAGAAGGGGAGGACCTGGGTAACCGTGGTCGTGCGGCTCAGTCCCTCCCAGAGAGCTCGGGGCAGGGGGTCCCCGGGCAGCACA CATGAACCCAGCATCACAGTGCACCTGTGGCTGATGCCAGTGCACCCCCAGAAGCCCATGTCCCCCAGCCAGCTGACCCTCTCCCAGCTGCCCCTCACGTGGCAGCTCTACTCTGGAAGAAGGTACAGAGCAATGGACTCCAGGCTCTGGGAAGTGGTGGACCATGGCCAG ATTGCCTCCACAGAGCAGCTGATCCTGGCACAGCTGCCCCCCAGGGAGTGA